ATGTGAACCctggtgttgttgtttgtcagATGCTGTTCCTTGCAACGTTTTTCCCCACCTGGGAAGGAGGAGCTGGAGTTTATGACTTTGTTGGGGTAAGTGACATGAAGCCACTCCATACGCTAGATGagatcattttgaaaacaaaagttgatGTGACCTCCAGTGACCAACTTGATTGCTTCAATGAGCCCAATGCAATGTAATTACCCAAAGGTATAcacacatgtgtgtgtgcgcttgatTTGCAAGTGTGTTATGGATCTGACTGTGTGTTTGTATCAGGAATTTATGAAAGCAACAGTGGACCTTGCAGATCTGTTGGGCCTCCATCTCGTCATGTCACGTAATGCTGGCAAAGGAGAGTACAAAATCATGGTGGCCGCTATGGGCTGGGCAACCGCCGAACTTGTCATGTCAAGGTAagctttcttttccttttttaaagcTCATCAACAGTGTTCATGTCAAATGTTCTGCTTGTCAGATGTCTTCCTCTCTGGGTCGGGGCCAGAGGGATCGAGTTTGACTGGAAATATATCCAGATGAGCTTTGACTCCAATATCAGTTTGGTGAGTgtctttttccttccttccttccttccttccttccttccttcctttttgtGTTCACATTAGCACCGGCACCACAAACGTAGGATTCCATTTTGCAGTCACGTCAACGTCTGAAAAGATGGTCAGCGTGTTTTTGTGTCTCCAGGTACATTATATCGCCATGGCGGCAGTGGTGTGGATGTTTACGCGCTACGACCTTCCCAAAAGCTTTCGGTTCCCTGTTACCGTGCTGCTGGCGCTCTGCGTCTACAAGTCCTTCTTAATGGAGTAAGTGCATCctcaacacacacagagagagagcatCAGAGCTGCAGGAATGAGCAAAACATCTgattaaagttgtttttccaTGTGGGTGTGCAGGTTGTTTATCCATGCCTTCCTGTTGGGCAGCTGGACCGTGTTATTGGTGAAGGCTGTGCTGACTGGCGCCATCTCTCTTTGTTCactttttctctttgtcaCCTTGGTGCACAGTAACTAAGGTAGCGCCAAgtgagctttttctttttttgctcccCAAATTGTGGAAGTTGCGGGCCTGCGATGGAAAAGACATTCTCTCTTACAACGACTGAGATTTTGTGAAATGctctattttgtattttgatcTCAAATGAAGCCGTTGCAAGTAACATTCATGTTCTGCCTTTTTAAGGACTCATTTAACAACACATTTTGatcctgtatatatatttgctTAGCGTGGACACTAGAGATGTCATTTTCCAACTTTGACATGCATGTCATGATCGAAGTGAGAAGAATTGATTTTTCATCAAGACAAAATTTGATCTGTATGTGATAAATGTTTTACGACTAACAGAGGTATCCCTGGTCATTTATTCGACGCGTACCCATCGTTTCTTAAATGTCACTCTTTGACGTGtttcaaaagaagaaatgatGCTTTTGTGGTTCTTCCTCGATTCTGGATGAAATATCATCTTCCACTTGCCGGATTGTAGTCTTGGTGGAATGCTGTCAATGCTCACGACTGTTTGCTAATATGCCACACATTGCTTTCTCTGTTGATACACTGTGGCTGCTGTATGCAAGAATAATGCCTTGCACATTCCACAGTCAATTGAAGAAGTATGATCTGGCAGCAGAGGGCCACCATCTCAAGCTGCAGGAAACCGTCTTAACAATGTGTGTCAGTTGGCATCACCACGACCACTCAAATCCAAcccaatcagattttttttttcctccaagtgCTACATCATACATTTGACTGATTCCTGTACTCCTGAAAAATCAGCAAACTGCAGTTACTCCAAATGGGAAGAAGTGGTCCATCCCCGTCAGCTGACGTCTACCTTAAGGAGTGAAGCGTGACTGTCCTACAGCAGAGCTCCAGTCGCTATGTCCTGGCAGAGCTACATCAAGTACCACGGCCTGGCCCTGCCACCCGGGGCACACTCCGAGGAGAGCTTGAAATATGCAGAACATTTCTCTGTGGAGGACACCGATGTCTTTTCTGTGACATATCCCAAATCAGGTACATTCATGAACTCACCGTTTTCTCTTTTGAGTTCCCCTTTGAAGAACATGGAGGAGTTGTTGTAAGTCTGAAGCTTAATATAATCAAATGCAACATGCCTTAATTATTGGTAGTGGCAGAATGGACCTACCTGGACATTTGAACTATGCGTCCAATCAATTCACATCTTTACGCATACTTTGTATTTCAATGGTAGGAGAACGTGTTGTTTTACAACTGATAACACCCTCAAAGCaccacaaaaatgtcatttgttaaGTTTTGCGTTATTGTGCACCCCCGGGAACATTCCATTAGATTGGTGGTGGCTGGGAAGTTCTGTGCTTACTTCCCGTACCCTCGGACCTCTGCATATTTTTAAGTCATGTGTATACTTTTGTCGTTTCCTTGTTTACCTTGGTTGTTGGCATTAACTTTTCGAGCTTCCGAAAACAATCATACACGTGAAGGCTTGTCTGAAATATCTTGAAAAGCCCAACTTGGTCAAGTATATTGACGTATTTACGCGGACGTGAACGTCTCAGCGGTTCCGCCTGGCTCGTCCCTGGATAGTTGGAAGAACAAACACAATGTCTGCAGAAGACTTGTATATTTTGCGCCATGGACTTATGTTGCCAAAGGAAACCCACTCTCAAGAAAGCCTGACATTTGTTGCACAGgatttcacttttaaagacgaTGACGTCATCGCCGTCACGTACCCAAAGTCAGGTCAGTGTTGATTGAGTTTCGGATGATATTCCTTCCACACTAGTCATGGATTCTCCACGTTGTCCTTTAACATACACAGATTGAGACCATTTGTGGCAATATGAATGGAGTCAATGCAAATACGTGCAGGACTGAATGTTGAATGATGGTGCAGTCCAAGTCGctcaaaaataaacactaaGGTCAGGTGGCataagaaaaagacaaaaatattaagGCAAATGATGTTATCAAAATAAGTGGAGGTTTGGACAGACAGGGAAAGAAATTCTTGGAAGTATATGAAATGTAACAGCttcattcaaaataatatGTCAAGATCTGTCACAGtttgtttccttgttttaatgttgtcATAGTTTAGGTtggcgtgtctgtgtgctcctctcctcccctcctgtgctcCGATCAGTGTGATCACCCTCACCCGCCTCTCGTtagctgtcttgtatttaagtcctgtctgcgtgacCGTCACACCCTGTCGGGTTGTTTGCGTCTCATGTCTTCTTGGTTTTTCTAGTTGCTTGGCTTTTCTCGTCTTGTTCCTTTTCTTTAGTCTACATTCATCATGCATGCATACGAAAGGACAATCCCAAATTACGATGACGACGCTACAACTTTTGTCCCACAATGTATATCCATCGAGTAATGTGCATTGTCTCGTCCGCAGGTACAATCTGGATGCAAGAGATCCTCCCGCTGCTGCTCAATGGTGGGGACTTGACACCCATCCAAACCATTCCCAACTGGGATAGAGTTCCCTGGCTGGAGGAGAAAAGATTACAAGTCGTTGTGGATCACTTGACTTCTCCACGAGCACTGGTCACACATTTTCCTTCCCAACTCATGCCACAgtccttcttctcctccaaAGCCAAGGTCAGTAGTGCTGTATCTTCTTGCTCATCCTGGCTTGAACTCATTTGAGCCCCCTCCGTCAGGTGATCTATGTAATGAGGAACCCCAAGGATGTCGTTGTGTCTTCCTATTACTTCCACCAAATGGCCACTTTCCTCGAAGACCCTGGAACCTGGGATGAATTTATCGACAAGTTCCTGGAAGGCAGAGGTTTCCTTAGAAAAACAATCCTTTTGTCAAAAGAAATAATCATCATAGAAATAACCATGTCAGATTGTTTGTATACTTTGGACCAAATTGGTGTATCCGTTgaggattgtgtgtgtgtgttgtctgtCTACAGTGATGTTTGGCAAATGGAGCGACCATGTCAAGAGCTGGAGGCACGCAGACATGGGAGACAGAATTATGTTTATCACATATGAGCAAATGATTCAagtaaaaaggctttctgtatCATCAATCCTCCCtctgctgcacacacacacacacttcatgaAGAAACATTCATACCTTGCAGGATCTTCCTGCAGCTCTACGGCTTATGTCCGATTTTCTGGGAAAGAACCTGAATGACGACGTCATCGAGAAAATAGCCGACCATTCTTCTTTCAAGTCGATGCAAGCCAACATTATGTCCAATTTCAGTTTGGTCCCCAAGATATACATGGACTCTGACAAGTGTCACTTCCTTAGGAAAGGTGAGGCAACTGGCcatggatgatgatgatgatgatggtgaaaAAAATACGACCTGCAATTGCCAACTCTATggtgtatttttctttgcgTTTTCTTGTTTGgactcactcactcgctgTTTTGTCTGTGCTTTAGGTGTTGCTGGAGACTGGAAAAACCACTTTAGTTCAAAGCAACTGGCCCACTTCTCCTCGGTGATTTACAAGGAGCTGGAGGGGGAGCGCTTCACCCTGCCGTGGAACTTAGATGACGATGCTTGACGTAGCAGATGTAACAAACGTAGAAATGTCACATTCGCAAGTAAGTTATGGAATCCTCAAAAGTCCTTTTCCCTGCGTACTAATGGCACCCAATCCAAGAACGATATGAACCCCGACCAGTGCATCCTGCCATACTAACAAGCATAATTCTTATTGATCACGGTGTATGTTTTGAATCTCACAAGTGTGATCCCTCTTCCCTTACATGATATTGCGCTACATATCACAGCATTAAATGATTTTCAGGAACTActtgtttggcttttttcactttttttatttagtccCACAATCGTGTTTGTCAAAGTGGcagaataaatgaatgtcAAACTATTTAGTGCAGGGCTTTTGTAATGTGGATACAGTATTGAAATGCATGCCAATATAACGACAAGCAGTCAAGCTTACACACTTTaatcaaaaacaaagacagaaagacaaaaaaaaaaggacgtgTTACTGAGTGATAATTGGCTTCCATAGGCAACCAATAGGTGGCAGCAAACGAACACATTTGACCGTCGTCCAATGAATTTCAGTGACATACATGCACGTACGCAAATACTGAACGCAATGAAGTACACATACAGTATTGTACTACTGtatcagaaaaaaacacctcATTTGTAATAATGCTCAGTCTAGTTCTGATCAATCA
This DNA window, taken from Syngnathus acus chromosome 16, fSynAcu1.2, whole genome shotgun sequence, encodes the following:
- the tmem147 gene encoding transmembrane protein 147; this translates as MTLFHFGNCFALAYFPYFITYKCSGLSEYNAFWRCVQAGATYLFVQLCKMLFLATFFPTWEGGAGVYDFVGEFMKATVDLADLLGLHLVMSRNAGKGEYKIMVAAMGWATAELVMSRCLPLWVGARGIEFDWKYIQMSFDSNISLVHYIAMAAVVWMFTRYDLPKSFRFPVTVLLALCVYKSFLMELFIHAFLLGSWTVLLVKAVLTGAISLCSLFLFVTLVHSN
- the sult2st3 gene encoding sulfotransferase family 2, cytosolic sulfotransferase 3 isoform X2; this encodes MSWQSYIKYHGLALPPGAHSEESLKYAEHFSVEDTDVFSVTYPKSGTIWMQEILPLLLNGGDLTPIQTIPNWDRVPWLEEKRLQVVVDHLTSPRALVTHFPSQLMPQSFFSSKAKVIYVMRNPKDVVVSSYYFHQMATFLEDPGTWDEFIDKFLEGRVMFGKWSDHVKSWRHADMGDRIMFITYEQMIQDLPAALRLMSDFLGKNLNDDVIEKIADHSSFKSMQANIMSNFSLVPKIYMDSDKCHFLRKGVAGDWKNHFSSKQLAHFSSVIYKELEGERFTLPWNLDDDA
- the sult2st3 gene encoding sulfotransferase family 2, cytosolic sulfotransferase 3 isoform X1 encodes the protein MSAEDLYILRHGLMLPKETHSQESLTFVAQDFTFKDDDVIAVTYPKSGTIWMQEILPLLLNGGDLTPIQTIPNWDRVPWLEEKRLQVVVDHLTSPRALVTHFPSQLMPQSFFSSKAKVIYVMRNPKDVVVSSYYFHQMATFLEDPGTWDEFIDKFLEGRVMFGKWSDHVKSWRHADMGDRIMFITYEQMIQDLPAALRLMSDFLGKNLNDDVIEKIADHSSFKSMQANIMSNFSLVPKIYMDSDKCHFLRKGVAGDWKNHFSSKQLAHFSSVIYKELEGERFTLPWNLDDDA